In Paenibacillus algicola, a genomic segment contains:
- a CDS encoding response regulator transcription factor, with protein MMSHTATLTKEQQGSLLDLLQEEVPKAPNHSCGLLFLHCAGGMSGTPGYVEAFIQSIPGAGRVYRDRESGIVALLLPGLTLSAAHYQALLLKQHLLRIKPDADPRMALTALTDIPAVHMLNSMAESVRLSITSDIQIFTEHSPSGASKILIVDHDDAVREFLQIRLELQGYHTLEAHDGLKALELIPQWKPDLVLTELNLSGIDGLPFIHHIHQLEVDAPPKIVILTEKRVEQTISQCFQHGVDDYVTKPFSPIELDARIRRCLH; from the coding sequence ATGATGTCGCATACCGCAACGTTAACGAAGGAACAGCAAGGCAGCCTGCTTGATTTGCTCCAGGAGGAGGTGCCGAAGGCGCCGAATCATAGCTGCGGTCTCTTGTTTCTGCACTGTGCCGGAGGAATGTCCGGGACGCCGGGATATGTGGAGGCGTTTATCCAGTCCATTCCGGGTGCAGGCCGCGTCTACAGGGATCGGGAATCCGGCATTGTGGCGCTGCTGCTGCCTGGACTTACACTTTCTGCTGCCCACTATCAGGCACTGCTGCTGAAGCAGCACTTGCTGCGCATCAAGCCAGATGCAGATCCCCGCATGGCGCTGACTGCCCTCACAGATATTCCTGCTGTTCACATGCTGAACAGCATGGCAGAGTCAGTGCGCCTGAGCATCACCTCGGACATTCAGATTTTTACAGAGCACAGTCCATCCGGAGCCAGTAAAATTCTGATCGTCGATCATGATGATGCGGTCAGGGAATTTCTGCAGATCCGCCTGGAGCTGCAGGGCTATCATACGCTGGAGGCTCATGACGGGCTGAAGGCGCTGGAGCTCATTCCCCAATGGAAGCCGGATCTGGTGCTGACGGAGCTGAATTTATCCGGCATTGATGGGCTGCCATTCATCCATCATATTCATCAGCTGGAGGTGGATGCTCCGCCCAAGATCGTCATTTTGACTGAAAAACGTGTTGAACAGACCATCAGTCAATGCTTTCAGCATGGGGTGGACGACTATGTGACCAAGCCCTTCTCTCCGATCGAGCTGGATGCGCGCATTCGGCGTTGCTTGCACTAA
- a CDS encoding nucleotide sugar dehydrogenase, with protein sequence MNQDYETLLQAIQEKKAVLGVVGLGYVGLPLAVEMVKQGFTVVGIDLDPAKIDAIYRGESYISDIADADLAEVMSSGRFKPTTDYSMMAVIDAVSICVPTPLSENQDPDTSYITMVVNQLKRFMKPRLLITLESTTYPGTTEELIQSEIEKLGYTAGKDFFLCFSPERVDPSNIRFNTRNTPKVIGGTTAACLSLGQALYSQYVDTVVPVSSPKVAEMSKLLENTFRSVNIAFVNEMAMMCDRMGIDVWEVIDAAATKPFGFMPFYPGPGIGGHCIPLDPMYLSWKAKGFRFYSKFIELAQSTNDNMPYYVINKTAAILNEYAKSIKRSSILILGMSYKPDISDLRESPGLEIYELFKENGARVDYYDPHARSFKDKQGVTVSSVDYDVNRFSQYDCMVLITNHSSLDYSLLAAMHVPILDTRNAFRAYAGPHIHKLGHSVQHVKEPGEALLV encoded by the coding sequence ATGAACCAGGATTATGAAACATTATTGCAGGCCATTCAAGAGAAAAAAGCGGTATTGGGAGTGGTCGGACTGGGGTATGTAGGTCTGCCTTTGGCTGTAGAAATGGTGAAGCAGGGCTTTACGGTCGTGGGCATCGACCTGGACCCCGCCAAAATCGACGCTATTTACCGCGGGGAGTCTTACATCTCGGACATTGCGGATGCAGATCTGGCGGAGGTTATGTCCTCCGGCCGCTTCAAGCCGACAACAGACTACAGTATGATGGCCGTCATTGATGCAGTCAGCATCTGCGTCCCGACTCCCCTTAGCGAGAATCAGGACCCCGATACCTCATACATTACGATGGTTGTCAATCAGCTGAAGCGGTTTATGAAGCCGCGCCTTCTTATTACCCTGGAGAGCACGACCTATCCGGGAACGACAGAGGAGCTGATCCAGTCCGAGATTGAGAAGCTGGGCTATACGGCTGGTAAGGATTTCTTTCTATGCTTCTCACCGGAGCGCGTAGACCCGTCCAATATCCGCTTTAATACAAGGAATACACCGAAGGTGATTGGGGGTACGACGGCAGCCTGCCTGAGCCTGGGGCAAGCGCTGTATAGTCAATATGTAGATACCGTAGTGCCGGTGAGCTCGCCTAAGGTGGCGGAAATGTCAAAGCTGCTGGAAAATACATTTCGCAGCGTAAACATTGCTTTCGTGAACGAGATGGCCATGATGTGTGACCGGATGGGCATTGATGTGTGGGAGGTGATCGACGCTGCGGCTACAAAGCCGTTCGGGTTTATGCCTTTTTATCCCGGACCAGGTATTGGGGGTCACTGTATTCCGCTGGATCCCATGTATCTGTCCTGGAAAGCCAAGGGCTTCCGCTTCTACAGCAAATTCATTGAGCTGGCCCAGTCCACGAATGACAATATGCCTTACTATGTCATTAACAAAACAGCGGCGATTCTCAACGAGTACGCCAAGTCGATTAAACGCTCTAGCATTCTCATTCTCGGCATGTCCTACAAGCCGGACATCAGCGATCTTCGGGAATCACCGGGACTGGAAATCTACGAGCTGTTTAAGGAAAATGGCGCCCGCGTAGATTACTACGATCCTCACGCCCGCAGCTTCAAGGATAAGCAGGGGGTTACGGTAAGCAGCGTTGACTATGATGTGAACCGCTTCAGCCAATATGACTGCATGGTGCTGATCACGAATCATAGCTCCCTGGATTACAGTCTGCTGGCTGCGATGCATGTGCCCATCCTGGATACGCGCAATGCGTTCCGTGCTTACGCCGGACCGCATATCCATAAGCTGGGCCACTCCGTGCAGCATGTGAAGGAGCCGGGCGAAGCGCTTCTGGTGTAG
- a CDS encoding YitT family protein: protein MRNKQERLSTLYTMSAMLLGTLLLAFAYYHINFQNHLSEGGFVGLALLGKYILDVPPAVSMLLLDIPILILAWFMKGRKFIINTVISVAMFTLFYAMMENYSPIVIDLSHNLLLAAILSGVATGLGAGIVLRFGGATGGDDAISVLISEWSGLKIGTVFFLMDAVVLLLSLFYLPMAETLYTILAVSIAGQIITFTTSYRKTVKPVRVPVGNMARSPRPAVKG from the coding sequence ATGAGGAACAAACAAGAACGATTATCAACGCTTTACACCATGTCGGCAATGCTGCTAGGAACGTTACTGCTTGCGTTTGCGTATTATCACATTAATTTTCAGAATCATTTATCGGAGGGTGGATTTGTAGGGCTGGCTTTGCTGGGGAAATATATACTGGATGTGCCGCCGGCGGTCAGCATGCTGCTGCTGGATATTCCAATATTGATTCTCGCCTGGTTCATGAAAGGCCGCAAATTCATTATTAATACCGTCATTTCGGTCGCCATGTTCACGTTATTCTATGCGATGATGGAGAACTATTCTCCGATTGTGATTGATTTAAGCCATAACTTACTGCTTGCAGCTATTTTATCCGGAGTGGCTACCGGTTTAGGTGCTGGGATCGTGCTTCGCTTTGGTGGAGCAACCGGAGGGGACGACGCCATTTCTGTGCTTATCAGTGAGTGGAGCGGCCTGAAGATTGGTACGGTATTCTTTCTGATGGATGCCGTGGTGCTGCTGCTGTCATTGTTCTATCTGCCAATGGCTGAGACGCTGTATACGATTTTAGCCGTGTCGATTGCAGGACAGATTATTACGTTTACGACCAGCTACCGCAAGACCGTCAAGCCTGTCCGGGTACCCGTCGGCAATATGGCCCGCAGTCCCCGGCCTGCCGTTAAAGGATAA
- a CDS encoding DUF2188 domain-containing protein, with translation MPWSKEDYPQSMKNLEPRVRNKAIEIANALLEEQHYEEGRAIAIATAKAEEWAENHPEEK, from the coding sequence ATGCCATGGTCCAAAGAGGATTACCCGCAATCCATGAAAAATCTAGAACCCCGGGTTCGAAACAAAGCCATCGAAATTGCTAACGCTCTGCTGGAGGAGCAGCATTATGAGGAAGGCCGTGCCATCGCGATTGCTACTGCGAAAGCTGAGGAATGGGCCGAGAACCATCCGGAGGAGAAGTAG
- the msrA gene encoding peptide-methionine (S)-S-oxide reductase MsrA, which yields MNQSQSKKTELATFAGGCFWCMVSPFDEMPGIEKVVSGYTGGHKANPTYEEVCSETTGHYEAVQITFQPDIFPYEKLLTLFWQQIDPTDPGGQFHDRGESYRTAVFYHTEQQRELAEQSKQELAASGRFDKPIVTEVLPAAPFYEAEEYHQGYYKKNPGHYKRYRKGSGREDFIQANWKAKPDQEELKRRLTPIQYEVTQNNATERPFQNEFWNHEGEGIYVDIVSGEPLFSSRDKYDAGCGWPSFTRPIREYHIQEKTDLSHMMIRTEVRSKEGDSHLGHVFNDGPGPDGLRYCINSAALRFIPKEDMEQEGYGEFLQLFS from the coding sequence GCATTGAAAAGGTAGTTTCCGGATATACCGGCGGACATAAAGCAAACCCGACTTACGAGGAAGTATGCTCAGAGACTACGGGTCACTACGAGGCTGTGCAGATTACGTTTCAGCCGGATATTTTTCCCTATGAGAAGCTGCTGACCCTGTTCTGGCAGCAAATCGACCCTACCGATCCTGGCGGCCAGTTTCATGACCGCGGGGAATCCTATCGGACCGCTGTGTTCTATCACACGGAGCAGCAGCGTGAGCTCGCTGAGCAATCAAAGCAGGAGCTTGCAGCAAGCGGAAGATTTGATAAGCCAATCGTGACAGAGGTGCTTCCTGCTGCTCCTTTTTATGAGGCCGAGGAATATCATCAAGGCTACTACAAGAAGAATCCCGGTCACTACAAACGGTACCGTAAAGGCTCGGGGCGGGAAGATTTCATCCAGGCCAACTGGAAGGCCAAGCCGGATCAGGAAGAGCTCAAGCGCCGATTGACCCCCATTCAATATGAGGTGACGCAGAATAATGCCACAGAGCGCCCTTTCCAGAATGAATTCTGGAACCACGAAGGAGAAGGCATTTATGTAGATATTGTTTCCGGCGAACCGCTGTTCAGCTCCCGAGACAAATACGATGCTGGCTGCGGCTGGCCCAGCTTTACTCGCCCGATCCGTGAGTATCATATTCAGGAGAAAACAGATCTCAGTCATATGATGATCCGCACGGAGGTCCGCAGCAAGGAAGGCGACTCCCATCTCGGCCATGTGTTTAATGACGGTCCGGGACCGGACGGCCTGCGTTACTGCATCAACTCGGCCGCGCTCCGTTTTATCCCGAAAGAAGATATGGAGCAGGAAGGCTACGGCGAGTTTTTACAGCTGTTTTCGTAA